A region from the Paenibacillus humicola genome encodes:
- a CDS encoding ketopantoate reductase family protein, with the protein MNIVIVGAGAVGGYFGGKMVRAGVPVTFFVREKRYRQIEENGLRVKSVHGDFTVRPKLITKAEDAERPDFIVAAVKAYQLEGAFPALDVWVSQGAKVVSLLNGIEPVDRLLERYGGSAVLGGLNYIESTLDREGQIVQTSPMQEIVFGALSAENKPAASQLMQTLEPCDFKVTLSDDIKRDMWEKYLFLTVLSGMTSAARKPLGDILADREAALFMEDMLAELTRLARAEGITFQEDINTKIRGRFAAVPKTMTSSMYRDLAGGLPLELENLQGYAVRLGEKHRINVPCLRAVYALLHPYANGEASGPSSLA; encoded by the coding sequence ATGAATATCGTAATCGTTGGAGCCGGTGCCGTCGGCGGGTATTTCGGCGGAAAAATGGTCCGTGCCGGCGTTCCGGTCACTTTTTTCGTCCGGGAAAAGCGCTATCGGCAAATCGAGGAGAACGGTCTTCGCGTCAAGAGCGTACACGGCGACTTTACGGTTCGGCCGAAGCTGATTACAAAGGCGGAGGATGCGGAGCGTCCGGATTTCATCGTCGCAGCTGTCAAAGCGTACCAGCTGGAAGGCGCGTTTCCGGCATTGGATGTCTGGGTATCGCAAGGGGCGAAGGTCGTCTCGCTGTTGAACGGGATCGAACCCGTCGATCGGCTGCTGGAACGTTATGGCGGCTCTGCCGTGCTGGGCGGCTTGAACTACATCGAATCGACGCTCGACCGCGAAGGGCAAATCGTACAGACGAGTCCGATGCAGGAAATCGTATTCGGCGCGCTGTCCGCGGAAAACAAGCCGGCTGCGTCTCAGCTGATGCAGACGCTGGAGCCATGCGATTTTAAAGTAACGCTTAGCGACGATATCAAACGGGACATGTGGGAAAAATATTTGTTTCTGACCGTGCTCAGCGGCATGACGTCCGCCGCGCGCAAGCCGCTTGGCGATATTTTGGCCGATCGAGAGGCGGCGCTTTTTATGGAGGACATGCTGGCTGAGCTGACCCGGCTTGCCCGTGCAGAAGGAATTACGTTCCAGGAAGACATCAATACGAAAATTAGGGGGAGATTCGCGGCCGTCCCGAAAACGATGACTTCGTCCATGTACCGGGATCTCGCCGGCGGCCTGCCTCTGGAGCTGGAAAACCTGCAAGGATACGCCGTCCGGTTAGGCGAGAAGCACCGCATCAACGTCCCCTGCCTGCGTGCCGTGTACGCATTGCTTCATCCGTACGCGAATGGTGAGGCTTCCGGACCGTCTTCACTAGCCTGA
- the pfkB gene encoding 1-phosphofructokinase, whose product MITTVTLNAAIDKTYYLPRFPIGQVTRVSNMSVDAGGKGLNVARVIKQLGFPVMAAGFVGGYNGQYIENTLKQSGIPHDFVHVDGESRICLNIIDESAATSSELLEPGPSITEEQIGELKRKLAGLAARSRVVCFSGSLPAGVPLDIYADLIRIAKAEGAFVFLDTSGEALRCGLEAGPCLIKPNEEEAIALLGKAGGGEEDYFRALEDFCGNRISRTVVSLGGSGALALWEGSRYRIRIPAVPVVNTVGSGDAFLAGMAAALADGRGPEDCLRLAAAAGTANALQRRTGWVEPADVDNLLGLVTVESAG is encoded by the coding sequence ATGATTACGACCGTAACCTTGAACGCCGCAATCGATAAAACCTATTATTTGCCCCGGTTCCCGATCGGTCAAGTCACTCGCGTGTCGAACATGTCCGTCGATGCCGGAGGCAAAGGGCTTAACGTGGCAAGAGTCATCAAGCAGTTGGGATTTCCCGTCATGGCTGCCGGTTTTGTCGGGGGCTATAACGGCCAATATATCGAAAATACGCTGAAGCAGAGCGGCATCCCGCACGATTTTGTGCATGTCGATGGGGAATCAAGGATATGTCTCAACATCATTGACGAATCGGCCGCGACTTCAAGCGAGCTGCTGGAGCCGGGACCGTCTATAACGGAGGAGCAGATCGGCGAGCTGAAACGAAAGCTGGCCGGGCTGGCCGCCCGGTCTCGGGTCGTCTGCTTCAGCGGCAGCCTCCCGGCCGGTGTGCCGCTGGATATTTATGCGGATCTGATCCGCATTGCGAAAGCGGAGGGTGCGTTCGTCTTCCTCGATACGAGCGGAGAAGCGCTGCGCTGCGGACTGGAGGCGGGTCCCTGCCTCATCAAGCCCAATGAGGAGGAAGCGATTGCGCTGCTGGGCAAGGCTGGGGGCGGGGAAGAGGATTATTTTCGCGCTTTGGAGGACTTCTGCGGAAACCGGATTTCCCGGACCGTCGTTTCGCTGGGCGGCAGCGGAGCTTTGGCGCTGTGGGAGGGCAGCCGTTACCGCATCCGGATCCCCGCCGTTCCCGTCGTCAATACCGTCGGCTCCGGCGATGCGTTTCTAGCCGGCATGGCCGCTGCCCTTGCGGACGGACGCGGACCGGAGGACTGCCTGCGGCTGGCCGCGGCAGCCGGTACGGCGAACGCTTTGCAGCGTCGAACCGGCTGGGTGGAGCCGGCCGACGTCGACAATCTGCTTGGTCTCGTAACGGTTGAATCCGCCGGGTAA
- a CDS encoding GlcG/HbpS family heme-binding protein yields the protein MALSLENARKIIELGKDKAARDYGRPICIAVGDEHGNLLTFDRMEGAPLRSIAISQQKAYTAIRIGIPTDAFLARLQRDKLEISYYCDPALTALPGGHPLKNKSGALIGCVGISGLAAEEDHAITEYIANFVAEGNIE from the coding sequence ATGGCGCTTTCACTAGAGAATGCAAGGAAAATCATTGAATTGGGGAAGGACAAAGCGGCGCGCGATTACGGCCGCCCCATCTGTATTGCGGTCGGCGATGAGCACGGCAATCTGCTTACTTTCGACAGGATGGAAGGCGCTCCTCTGCGCAGCATTGCGATATCGCAGCAGAAGGCATATACGGCCATTCGAATCGGTATTCCCACGGATGCTTTTCTGGCCCGGCTGCAGCGGGACAAGCTGGAAATCAGTTATTACTGCGATCCGGCATTGACGGCGCTTCCGGGAGGCCACCCGCTTAAAAACAAATCCGGAGCCTTGATCGGCTGCGTGGGAATCAGCGGGCTTGCGGCCGAAGAAGATCACGCGATTACGGAGTATATCGCTAACTTTGTTGCGGAAGGCAATATCGAATAA
- a CDS encoding MFS transporter: MEEQFRLAKRINFNYLLLLSVVFGGFLIFGFSENIKGPAIPLMQADFSLNEKQLGLLLALNSLGYLVACTFTSALAGRIGIKWTGITAFGSMAVSGVLIYLSVNYALLSASYFLMYIGNGMLEIGLAIMAARIFTKNTGTMMNLSHFFYGLSSTVAPVIAAAMMGWKLFGSELGWRGMYLLTLSLSVLPVIPSLFGKFPVQEHSREDRISLRILVRDPIAWMIVAILSFGVVSEMAVGSWLVNFLEKAYDWTIPKASGMLSLFFLFFTLARLLLGPVTDKIGYTVSVMLFAAFSGACSLTAILIGEPGAVLFAVAGAGIAPIYPTVMAMIAKRYPKGTETAITFTVTLMGIATVLGNLGNGYLIDFVRRLFERLGPADSRIVGLQAGYVFIAAMALLCSVCCLCLYVMLRRRDEVV; the protein is encoded by the coding sequence ATGGAGGAGCAATTTCGATTGGCAAAACGGATCAACTTTAACTACCTTCTCTTGTTGAGTGTCGTTTTCGGAGGATTCCTTATTTTTGGATTTTCCGAGAACATCAAGGGTCCCGCCATTCCGCTGATGCAGGCGGATTTCAGCCTGAACGAGAAGCAGCTCGGCTTGCTGCTCGCGCTTAATTCGCTCGGCTATCTGGTGGCCTGCACCTTCACCTCGGCACTTGCCGGACGGATCGGAATCAAATGGACGGGCATAACGGCCTTCGGCTCGATGGCGGTTTCCGGCGTGCTCATTTATTTGTCGGTAAATTATGCACTATTGTCGGCATCCTACTTCCTGATGTATATCGGTAACGGCATGCTCGAGATCGGGCTCGCGATCATGGCGGCCCGTATTTTCACCAAAAATACGGGGACGATGATGAATCTGTCCCATTTCTTCTACGGGCTTAGTTCGACGGTTGCCCCGGTCATCGCGGCGGCGATGATGGGATGGAAGCTGTTCGGGAGTGAGCTGGGCTGGCGGGGGATGTACCTGCTGACGCTGTCATTATCCGTACTGCCGGTTATTCCTTCGCTGTTCGGGAAATTTCCAGTGCAGGAGCATAGCCGCGAAGATCGTATTTCTCTCCGGATTTTGGTCCGCGATCCGATCGCCTGGATGATCGTGGCGATTTTGTCGTTCGGCGTCGTCTCCGAGATGGCGGTCGGAAGCTGGCTGGTGAATTTTCTGGAGAAAGCCTACGATTGGACGATACCGAAGGCCTCGGGCATGCTTTCGCTATTTTTCCTTTTCTTCACGCTGGCGAGGCTGCTGCTCGGCCCTGTCACCGATAAAATCGGATATACCGTGTCTGTTATGCTGTTCGCCGCTTTTTCGGGAGCGTGCAGCCTGACCGCTATTCTTATCGGTGAGCCGGGCGCCGTTTTGTTCGCCGTCGCGGGCGCCGGCATTGCTCCGATCTATCCGACCGTCATGGCGATGATCGCAAAACGGTACCCAAAGGGGACGGAAACGGCCATTACCTTCACCGTCACGTTAATGGGAATCGCAACCGTCCTCGGCAATTTAGGAAACGGCTATCTGATCGATTTCGTCCGCCGATTATTTGAACGGCTCGGCCCGGCAGACAGCCGGATTGTCGGTCTGCAGGCCGGCTACGTTTTTATCGCGGCTATGGCGCTGCTGTGTTCCGTTTGCTGTCTCTGCCTGTATGTCATGCTTCGCAGGAGGGACGAGGTCGTGTAA
- the fba gene encoding class II fructose-1,6-bisphosphate aldolase: MPLVSSTPLLESARAGGYGIGAFNVHTLEMLQAVVEAAEETRSPLILQSTTGTVKHLGPDYIAAAASVAADRSGIPIALHLDHCTDFNMIVRCIRAGYTSVMIDASMLPFDENVKRTQKVVEIAQAAGGVNVEAELGKVGGVEDDIVVAEHDALMADPEECARFVDLTGVPTLAPAIGTAHGMYKGEPNIDFDRIRRIAEQVSVPLVLHGGSGIPEEQVKRCVSLGMAKMNIATEIRIVFSDMIKQVFAEHPDENDPRKYMIPAKQAVKEAAIAKMTMLGCTGKAFDWK, encoded by the coding sequence ATGCCACTAGTTTCATCGACGCCGCTTCTTGAATCGGCTAGAGCGGGCGGGTACGGAATCGGCGCGTTTAACGTACATACGCTCGAAATGCTGCAGGCGGTCGTGGAAGCGGCGGAGGAAACGCGGTCCCCGCTCATTTTGCAGTCCACGACGGGTACCGTTAAACACCTCGGTCCCGATTATATCGCCGCAGCCGCTTCCGTGGCGGCGGACAGGTCGGGCATTCCGATCGCGCTGCATCTCGATCACTGCACCGACTTCAACATGATCGTCAGATGTATACGTGCCGGTTATACGTCCGTCATGATCGACGCGTCGATGCTTCCGTTCGACGAGAATGTGAAACGGACGCAGAAGGTTGTCGAAATCGCGCAGGCCGCGGGCGGCGTCAACGTGGAAGCCGAGCTTGGCAAAGTGGGCGGCGTGGAGGACGACATTGTCGTCGCGGAGCATGACGCACTGATGGCCGACCCGGAGGAATGCGCGCGATTTGTCGATCTGACCGGCGTTCCGACGCTTGCGCCTGCCATCGGCACCGCCCACGGTATGTACAAAGGCGAGCCGAACATCGATTTCGACCGGATTCGCCGCATCGCCGAACAGGTGTCCGTTCCGCTCGTACTGCACGGCGGCTCCGGCATTCCCGAGGAGCAGGTGAAGCGCTGCGTTTCGCTCGGCATGGCGAAGATGAACATCGCCACCGAAATCCGGATCGTGTTCTCCGACATGATCAAGCAGGTGTTTGCCGAGCATCCGGACGAGAACGACCCGCGCAAATATATGATTCCCGCCAAGCAGGCGGTCAAAGAAGCGGCAATCGCCAAAATGACGATGCTCGGGTGCACCGGCAAAGCTTTCGATTGGAAGTAG
- a CDS encoding Crp/Fnr family transcriptional regulator — translation MYIEAMESTLVCSMSEAQFERLIVSRPDLALKFLKAVSERLKERDEQLEQLAFNGLRGRILHLLSTLSAKFGIIEDGYALIDLPLTHQEIANMLGATREAVSGIMSALVKEGIVKTSRKSVQLAVTMLEESK, via the coding sequence GTGTACATTGAAGCGATGGAGTCGACACTGGTTTGCTCCATGTCCGAAGCCCAATTTGAACGGTTAATCGTAAGCAGGCCGGATTTGGCCCTGAAGTTTTTAAAAGCGGTCAGCGAGCGGTTAAAGGAACGCGACGAGCAGCTGGAGCAGCTGGCCTTTAACGGACTCCGGGGACGCATCCTACATTTGTTGTCGACGCTCAGCGCCAAATTCGGCATTATTGAAGACGGCTATGCGCTGATCGATCTCCCGCTGACGCACCAAGAGATAGCCAACATGCTTGGCGCAACTCGCGAGGCCGTCAGCGGCATCATGAGCGCGCTTGTTAAAGAAGGAATCGTCAAAACGTCGCGTAAATCCGTTCAATTGGCGGTCACGATGCTGGAAGAGTCGAAATGA